ATACCCGTTTGGGAACTAGCGCTACATCAACTGTCGGGACGTTTACCGGGACAGAGAAGAGACGAACATGTCAGACACGGTGAGATGGGATCGGTTGGGGTCACGTCGGCTTTCTTCCGCGCAGCCACCGGAAACGCGTGTTTTAATGCCTGTGTTTGTTCATAGGACCTGGTTATCTAACGGGCTAACGGCTAGCTGATGTAGCTTCAGGCCCAAACTCAACACTTTTAGCTTCTGTTTCGATTCAGTTAGAAAAACCATTCTGCTAGGAAACAAAGACGGCCCAAATGCCCGAGGCGTGCAGAGTGAGAGGTTCGGCGGTGAACCCATCAGAGGAAACGGCCAGGCCTCgctgacatttctgtgtttggtttattttcaggAGACAAAACCTTCCAGTCAAGATGGGGGCGACAAGAAGGATGGAGAGTACATCAAACTAAAAGTCATCGGCCAGGTCAGGCCGCTGGTTATTTGATGCTCATTTATATCAATTAATAGGAGCAAATTAATGTTGGATCATTTGCTAATCCCTCCTGCTTCATCCAGATTACAAGAATAACAAAGTTATCATGCAAGCTGCTAGTTTAGgtttaagatttaaaatatgtgaaaagatCGGACCAAAACCACAATAAGTGcttattttcttacatttctcaCATAATCTTTGATTTAATTGGGATCaattttagttaaataatttgtaattattaaGATTAACTCTATTATTTTCACCACACTAAGAAACTCGGAGCATTCTGCCCTTTAGAAACTCATCCTTAGAATTCACCTGGGAAGTTATTTGActctttttgttcttgttgtgGACTCTGGATTTTCCTGGAGTTAAGGCATCACATCCTGGAGTATTAATCTGGATGAAACCAGAAGGATTAATCATGAAACTAGATTATTGTGGGTTACAACACAGAGCTGATCTGATCCGTTAGCGACCGCGGATCGACTCGGAGGAAAGACTCGTTTGAATCCAGTCTGTTTATCCTGATATCTTGATTTATTAATCAGTGAATATTTGCCCATGTTGGTTCTGAGATTCGGCCGACCCGTTTTACCGATGAGCGGCTGAAGCTTCactctgaaacactgaaatgcTCTGAAAAGCAGGTCAGATTTTTACAAACAGTTTAGttactttattaatttaattccttCATTTGAAATCCTCCCACCTCGTTTCTCACAGCACAGCTATGttcttattaattatccttctAACTTGTAATGTTTGAAAATCACTCAAATGAAAAAATagtgacttttttccccctaaatCGTCCAATGATGAAGCTCTGCTATTGGCGCCGATTGGATCAGTTTCTGCAGAACTGCTTCAGGCTGGATTAGCAGCTCAGAACCTAAATCAGAACCTAAACCTAAGTGCTGCCACACTTTCAGTCCAAACCGGATCTGGACCAGTCAGATTCAGCAGGACAATAATTTGGTAAAACACTCGTTCCTGCTGCAGCCgcgtttcttcttctgtggttaaAGCCGTCGCTGCCGTCAGCCTCCGAAGCTTCAGCAGGTTCTGTCTCTGAAAAAGCTGCGCCGTTTCTCCGCACAGGACAGCAGCGAAATCCACTTCAAGGTCAAAATGACGACACATCTAAAGAAGCTGAAAGAGTCCTACAGCCAGAGACAGgtatgacctctgacccctcctGAGCTGTGACccctcctgacctctgacccctcaTGTTTTCCCGTCTGCAGGGCGTCCCAGCCAGCACGTTACGGTTTCTGTTCGAGGGCCAGAGAATCGCAGACAACCAGACTCCCAAAGAGGTAACCAGTCTCTGTGGAATGACCTGGAATGACCTGGTCCAGGTCTCTCTGTGCTTTGCATATGGTTCGGGTCATTCCAGGTTTATCCAGGTCCTTCCAGGTTTTTCCAGACTCGACATTAAccctgtctctgtctgtccgCTGCAGCTGGGGATGGAAGACGAAGACGTCATCGAGGTTTATCAAGAACAGACTGGCGGACTTTGGACCGATTAAATTtccacttttcttctttttgctgattttctattttattttgtatggaTGTAATTTTGGTTCCGTTTCAAACCATCTGGATCCGATCGGGCTTCCAGCGCTGGACGTTAGATTTGTCTGCTGATGGTTTCAGGTTCTGGTTTTAATCCATGTTTAATTGCTTAACAACATTTCATTGTTAAacgatgaaaatgtttttctggcCCTGAAGCAGTCGAACGTTTCTGCTTCTGAAAGGTTTAAAGCCTTTCAGAAACGACCGAGAAATATTCAAACTGAATCGAATTAGATGAAAACCaccaaatttagattttatcctttttttctgatttggaTTTTATTGAAGTAAGAATCAGCTGATCTGTTTTCGGGGAGGACAGAAGCTGAAGCGGGTGCAGTTCGCTAAGTGGCCACTAGGGAGAGCTGGTGGTTTTCAAGCGATCAGCAGCAACTCGGCCCGTCTCTGACAGAGAGGTCTCACTCTGACCGGTTTCTGCGGGTCGAGCTTTCAGTGAAATTACTGATTTAAACTCGGATCATGTTTTCATCTTTAGCGTTAGCGCGCCGGAATGCTACATGTCTTCAGTTCCAGCTTCTGGAATCAGATTTTCTATTTAAGCTTGTCGTTTTAAACTCTGATGATGGAAATGCTTCCTCTGAATGAGGATGAAGAGGCTGGCTGTGTAATCTGGGAGACCCTCTCTCTCCACTGCCACTCGCTTCTCCCAGGTGGGGTTGGAAACGGTTCCGCCCCCCTCCAGGCTCgtcctcatcatcctcatcatcaacCACGATGCAGATGGTTTGAAATTCTGGAAATgaactgtttctctttttttcaataaaatatttaagaaaaaacaacttgacagttttattaaagcagtgtgtttatttagaggtaaacacaaatgcacaccacacttttcagattttagtctTAAAACTGGACCCGAGCAGTTTTTCACTCTGTTTggggaactgacggtctgatgGGATCCTGCAGCTAAACAGGATAAAGATCTCAGCTGCCAGACAACCTCAGATTATATTCCCAGGAGGAAACGTGTTGAAGCTCCTTCAGTTTGGGATTAGCGTCCAGGAACTTCAGCTTCCCTCCAAAATAAGAGACTTGGGAATGTTACATGATGGGAACCTTTGAAAAGTGATTTCTCTGTTCAGCTTAAATAAAAACGATGAgaataaatgacacaaaaactaCAATAAGTTACTAGAAAATATGATTTCAGTATTAAATCAGCTGGAGATAAATCAGGACTTGGCTTTCGGCAGCAACACGACAACCAAGCTGTTCTCCAGAACCGGGTCTACCGGACCTAGAAGGAAAGGACCAGAACCGGGACCAGGTCTCTTCCTGTTAGACTTCCAGCTTCTGGAAAAATGAAGTCACTCAGTTCCAAAgcagcatttctgtttttgtcagaattttTGAAGCTGAACAACAAAATCGTCTGGAGAGTCGGAACTGAGAAACTCAAAAACAGATTTCCTCACGATGAGGTTTTCCCACGTTGGGCCTCATGGTCGGGTGTCATGGTTTCAACGTGTGAGTGGCGGCCTCTGCTCCGGTGGCAGACTCTCTGTCAGGCACTTGAGCTGCTCCTCGCCCAGCTTGATTTTGTCGTCCAGCTTCCGCTGCTCGATGACGAGCGCAGACTTCATCTTGACGAAGTGGCGATAGTCGTCCAGGTTCTCGGCGTCCAGGTGAGCCTCCATGATGGCGAACACCAGCTGCTCTCTGCGGTCCAGGTTCTCCTTCAGCTCCTTGGCGTCTTCATGCTGCCTCATCAGCAGCTTCCGCTTCTCGGTCAGCGTTCGCTGGAGGAAGGAGGCGAGTTAACAAGACATTCTGGTAAAGCTGGTTGTAGCTAAGGCTAATTGCAGCTAAAGCTAGTGGCAGCTAAAGTTAGTGTTAGCTAAAGTTAGTGTTAGTTAAGGTTACTGTTAGCTAAAGTTAGTGTTAGCTAAAGCTAGCGGCAGCTACAGTTAGTGTTAGCTAAAGTTAGTGTTAGTTAAAGTTACTATTAGCTAAAGTTAGTGTTAGCTAAAGTTAGTCTTAGCTAAAGCTAGCGGCAGCTAAAGTTAGTGTTAGCTAAAGTTAGTGTTAGCTAAAGCTAGCGGCAGCTAAATTTAGTTGCAGGTAAAGTTATTTGCAGCTAAAAGTAGTTGCGGTTAAAGCTACTTGTAGCTAAAGCTACTTGTAGCTAAGGCTAGTTGTAGCTATGGCTGATTGCAGCTTAAACTACTTGTAGCTAAGGCTGATTGCGGCTAAAGCTACTTGTAGCTAAGGCTAGTTGCAGCTAAAGCAACTTGCAGCTAAAGATAGTTGTAGCTAAGGCTAATTGCAGCGAAAGTGAGTGTTAGATAAAGTTGGTGTAAGCTAAAGTTAGTGTTAGCTAAAGTTAGTGGCAGATAAATGTAGTTGCAGCTAAAGTTATTTGTAGCTAAAGCTAGTTGCAGTAAAACTACTTGTAGCTGAGGCTAATTGCAGCTAAAGCTACTTGTAGCTAGGGCTGATTGCAGCTAAAGGTACTTGTAGCCAAGGCTGATTGCAGCTAAAGCTAGTGGCAGCTAAAGTTAGTGTTAGCTAAAGTTAGTATTAGCTAAGGCTAGTTTCAGCTAAATTTTGTTGCAGCTAAAGTTATTTGTAGCTAAAGCTAGTTGCAGTAAAGCTAGTTGTAGCTATGGCAAATTGCAGCTAAAGCTATTGGCAGCTAAAGCTACTTGTAGCCAAGGGTGATTGCAGCTGAAGCTAATTGCAGCTAAGGGTAATAGCAGCTAAAGCTAGTTGTGGCTAATGCTAATTGTATCTAAAGCTACTTGTAGCTAAGGCTGATTGCAGCTAAAACTACTTGTGGCTCAGGCTAATTGCAGCTAAAACTAGTTGTGGCTAAGGCTAATTGCAGCTAACGCTGCTTGTAGCTAAGGGTAATTGCAGCTAAAGCTACTTGTAGCTTAACTAATTGCAGCTAAAGCTACTTGTAGCTAAGGCTAATTGCAGCTAAAGCTACTTGTAGCTAAAGCTAATTGCAGTTAAAGCTGCTTGTAGCTAAGGCTAATTGCAGCTAAAGCTACTTGTAGCTAAGGCTAATTGCGGCTAAAGCTACTTATAGCTAAGGCTAATTGCAGCTAAAGCTACTTGTAGCTAAACTAATTGCAGCTAAAGCTACTTGTAGCTAAGGCTGATTGCAGCTAAAGCTACTTGTAGCCAAGGCTGATTGCAGCTAAAGCTAGTGACAGCTAAAGTTAGTGTTAGCTAAAGTTAGTGTTAGCTAAGGCTAGTTTCAGCTAAATTTTGTTGCAGCTAAAGTTATTTGTAGCTAAAGCTAGTTGCAGTAAAGCTAGTTGTAGCTAAGGCAAATTGCAGCTAAAGCTATTGGCAGCTAAAGCTGCTTGTAGCCAAGGCTGATTGCAGCTGAAGCTAATTGCAGCTAAGGCTAATAGCAGCTAAAGCTAGTTGTGGCTAATGCTAATTGCATCTAAAGCTACTTGTAGCTAAGGCTAATTGCAGCTTAAACTAGTTGTGGCTATTGCTAATTGCAGCTAAAGCTACTTGTAGCTAAGGCTAACTGCAGCTAACGCTACTTGTAGCTAAGGGTAATTACAGCTAACGCTACTTGTAGCTTAACTAATTGCAGCTAAAGCTACTTGTAGCTAAGGCTAATTGCAGATAAAGCTGCTTGTAGCTAAAGCCAATTGCAGCTAAAGCTGCTTGTAGCTAAGGCTAATTGCAGCTAAAGCTACTTGTAGCTAAGGCTAATTGCAGCTAAAGCTATTTGTAGCTAAAGCTAATTGCAGCTAAAGCTGCTTGTAGCTAAGGCTAATTGCAGCTAAAGCTACTTGTAGCTAAGGCTAATTGCAGCTAAAGCTACTTGTAGCTAAGGCTAATTGCAGCTAAAGCTACTTGTAGCTAAACTAATTGCAGCTAAAGCTATTTGTAGCTAAAGCTAATTGCAGCTAAAGCTACTTGTAGCTAAACTAATTGCAGTTAAAGCTACTTGTAGCTAAACTAATTGCAGCTAACGCTCGTGGCCTCAGTTTCCCCACCTTCTCGTCTGCTGGCGCTCCGTCCTCCAGGCTGTTGAGGGCGTTCTCCACCCGGGCGAGACGACCCGACAGCGACAGCAGCAGGCTCACCACCTTGTCCAGGTCACCCACAAACATGCGGAACCTGTCGATCTGATTGGGCCGGCAGAGGCGCCGGACGGTGGCGTCCACCTGCCGGCCCAGCGCCTCGTTTTCCTCCACGTCTTCCGCCAGGCTCTGCCGCGCCTCCCGCAGCACCACCAGCTTCCTGGCCAGGCTGGACATCAGCTCTTGCTGAAAACCGATAAATGCGGTAAAACAACTTTACCCGTCCGCTCTGCGGCGTGTCGGGCGTGAGAGGACAGGTTTTACCTTTTTACTGGCCAGATCGACGTCCAGCTCGTCCTCGGAGTCCTGCTCGTCCAGCTGCTCCTGCATGTCCTTCATCTTGATGAGCAGCTCAGCTTTGGGAGCCGATGTGTTGTAGTAGGAGGAGCTTGGGACCAGAGAGGCGGAGACAGGAAcgtcctcctcttctctcctgAGGAAGTCCCACAGGTTCTCATTGTCTAAACTTGACCAGAAATCAAGACATTCCTTCTCTCCTCTAAGTTCTCACTTAAAGACCAAATATCATTGAATGAAACTGAGTTAAGCtctaaattagtttaaaaaacacattttatttacattgacTATTCCACAGTCATTTCTCAATAGTTCCTGAAATGTAGTTGGTATTCCAGATGTtctccaccagagggcggaCTAACACCAACCTGATGTTGGTTTAGTGGTTCTGGGACTAATGAGAGCGTTAAAGCTGGATTCCCCCAGCCCAGTCCTCAACCATCCTGCTACTTGTAGCTGCATCTCTGCTCCAGCAGCGTTCATCCGGCTCTGCACTCGGCTGGTGACGAGTGTTTGACctgatccaggtgtgttggagcagagatgttgaggactggacttggcCCTGGTCTGTGATCAAATCACCTCTTGTTTTTGTGAGAAGCACCGTAACATTTTTAGGATCTCGTGACTCTAAACGGTTAAAGTGTGATATTTTAGGAACAGCTGGTGGTTTGGACCTGCTGGTGCCTGGCGGCCTGGATCCGGCGGACGGCCTCCTGCGCAGCTGGACTGCCTCCAGGACCGGGTCCGGGGCAAACAGCCCCTCCATCAGGTCCATGGTGGTCCTCCTGCCGCTCTGGTCCAGGATGTCCACCAGAGACTTGTCCCTGCCCATGATGTCCCTTGCCAGCTCGTCTCTCTTGGCGTCTTCCTCCAGGGTCCGGGCTCCGTGGGGTTCCTGGCCGGGTTCCGGTTCCTGCCGGTTGCAGGTGCTGAACGGATATGCCAGCTCTGCAGGCGGAGAAGACGGGCTGCCGGACTCGG
This region of Xiphophorus hellerii strain 12219 chromosome 24, Xiphophorus_hellerii-4.1, whole genome shotgun sequence genomic DNA includes:
- the sumo1 gene encoding small ubiquitin-related modifier 1, whose product is MSDTETKPSSQDGGDKKDGEYIKLKVIGQDSSEIHFKVKMTTHLKKLKESYSQRQGVPASTLRFLFEGQRIADNQTPKELGMEDEDVIEVYQEQTGGLWTD